In Pseudophryne corroboree isolate aPseCor3 chromosome 3, aPseCor3.hap2, whole genome shotgun sequence, a genomic segment contains:
- the PCBD1 gene encoding pterin-4-alpha-carbinolamine dehydratase, with translation MAGKAHRLSGEEREQLLPNLRAVGWSELDGRDAICKEFHFKDFNRAFGFMTRVALQAEKLDHHPEWFNVYNKVHITLSTHECGGLSERDINLASFIEQVAATLS, from the exons GCAGGGAAAGCTCACAGACTGAGTGGAGAGGAACGGGAGCAGCTCCTGCCTAACCTGAGGGCAGTTGGATGGAGTGAACTGGATGGCAGAGATGCTATTTGCAAAGAATTCCATTTCAAGGATTTTAATAGG GCCTTTGGGTTTATGACCAGAGTAGCATTACAGGCTGAAAAACTGGACCACCACCCGGAATGGTTTAATGTCTACAACAAG gttCATATCACTTTGAGCACTCATGAATGTGGTGGCCTGTCCGAGAGAGACATCAACCTGGCAAGCTTTATTGAACAAGTTGCAGCCACGCTATCTTAA